The Populus trichocarpa isolate Nisqually-1 chromosome 11, P.trichocarpa_v4.1, whole genome shotgun sequence genome has a segment encoding these proteins:
- the LOC7497061 gene encoding uncharacterized protein LOC7497061 isoform X1 has translation MDESWRMRMGVPTPSVPRRRSMEDIATTRHSMDARLDPDDFSDVFGGPPRSVLSRKFPADFTRSSSSSSSFYEEIFLPETDSLSKGKKNGGRSLPAFRIPARGEGFYSDVFRLSDEGRRSRQRSRANSKSKSNSSSVLSSEELSPQRRMVTGDDVALSSFASKLRPINVPYRWNSATGRPEGQPAGRQWNMPSFPRNHTEKCYMENEYIDEKVRCCSSYFKVSRQVSSPETISLEPHSHRSIKISVDDLELNSPSSPASSLCHEPEAKAGVQCNVMLEEELEQVEDEDEDEVMSSYVIEINSDHREGTGEAVSIDEAIAWAKEKFRSRSFDRQHENVSMDHHSDEAEERRNVHDFVGHQLDGHGSRQCTMEEELKKSRREEVEKSEKDMEMELLDEDIRLWSAGKETNIRLLLSTLHHILWPNSGWYAIALTSLIESSQVKKAYQKARLCLHPDKLQQRGGTLSQKYVAEKAFSILQDAWASFISQDLLFN, from the exons atGGATGAGTCGTGGCGAATGCGCATGGGAGTGCCAACGCCGAGCGTCCCAAGACGCCGCTCCATGGAGGATATTGCAACCACAAGACATTCCATGGATGCCAGATTGGACCCAGATGACTTCTCTGACGTCTTCGGTGGGCCTCCAAGGAGTGTTCTCTCTCGCAAATTCCCCGCCGATTTCACcagatcttcttcttcttcttcttctttctatgAGGAGATTTTCCTCCCAGAAACGGACTCTCTTTCGAAAGGGAAAAAGAATGGCGGACGTAGCCTGCCGGCGTTCAGAATCCCGGCCAGGGGAGAAGGGTTCTACAGTGATGTGTTTAGGTTGTCTGACGAGGGCAGGAGGTCCAGGCAACGGTCAAGGGCCAACTCCAAGTCCAAGTCCAACTCTTCGTCGGTGCTGAGTTCGGAGGAGCTTAGTCCTCAACGGCGGATGGTGACCGGAGATGACGTTGCATTATCTTCTTTCGCTTCAAAGCTCAG GCCAATCAATGTACCTTACAGATGGAACTCAGCCACAGGGAGGCCCGAAGGACAACCAGCTGGGAGACAATGGAACATGCCATCTTTTCCACGCAATCATACCGAGAAATGTTACATGGAAAATGAATACATTGATGAGAAAGTCAGATGCTGCTCCTCTTATTTTAAGGTTTCACGGCAGGTCTCATCCCCGGAAACCATTAGTCTTGAGCCCCATTCACACCGAAGCATCAAGATTTCTGTGGATGATTTAGAACTCAACTCCCCTTCATCTCCGGCCTCTTCACTGTGTCATGAACCAGAGGCAAAAGCTGGTGTACAGTGTAATGTAATGCTAGAAGAAGAACTGGAACaggttgaagatgaagatgaagatgaagtaaTGAGTTCTTATGTTATCGAGATCAATTCTGATCATAGAGAAGGGACGGGCGAAGCAGTTTCTATTGACGAAGCAATTGCATGGGCTAAGGAGAAATTCCGCTCAAGATCTTTTGATAGACAGCACGAAAATGTTTCGATGGACCACCACTCAGATGAAGCAGAAG AAAGGCGTAATGTGCATGATTTTGTTGGGCATCAATTGGATGGACATGGGAGTAGGCAATGCACTATG GAAGAAGAGCTGAAGAAATCCAGAAGAGAAGAAgtagaaaaatcagaaaaagaT atGGAGATGGAGTTATTGGATGAAGACATTAGGCTGTGGTCAGCTGGCAAGGAAACTAATATCCGTCTGCTGCTATCCACACTTCATCAC ATTCTATGGCCAAATAGCGGTTGGTATGCAATCGCCCTAACAAGCCTCATTGAGAGCTCACAAGTAAAGAAAGCTTATCAGAAAGCAAGGCTATGTCTCCATCCTGACAAGTTGCAACAAAGAGGAGGTACACTCTCACAGAAATATGTCGCAGAGAAGGCCTTCTCCATCCTGCAG GATGCATGGGCTTCTTTCATCTCCCAAGATTTGTTGTTTAACTAG
- the LOC7497061 gene encoding uncharacterized protein LOC7497061 isoform X2, with protein sequence MDESWRMRMGVPTPSVPRRRSMEDIATTRHSMDARLDPDDFSDVFGGPPRSVLSRKFPADFTRSSSSSSSFYEEIFLPETDSLSKGKKNGGRSLPAFRIPARGEGFYSDVFRLSDEGRRSRQRSRANSKSKSNSSSVLSSEELSPQRRMVTGDDVALSSFASKLRWNSATGRPEGQPAGRQWNMPSFPRNHTEKCYMENEYIDEKVRCCSSYFKVSRQVSSPETISLEPHSHRSIKISVDDLELNSPSSPASSLCHEPEAKAGVQCNVMLEEELEQVEDEDEDEVMSSYVIEINSDHREGTGEAVSIDEAIAWAKEKFRSRSFDRQHENVSMDHHSDEAEERRNVHDFVGHQLDGHGSRQCTMEEELKKSRREEVEKSEKDMEMELLDEDIRLWSAGKETNIRLLLSTLHHILWPNSGWYAIALTSLIESSQVKKAYQKARLCLHPDKLQQRGGTLSQKYVAEKAFSILQDAWASFISQDLLFN encoded by the exons atGGATGAGTCGTGGCGAATGCGCATGGGAGTGCCAACGCCGAGCGTCCCAAGACGCCGCTCCATGGAGGATATTGCAACCACAAGACATTCCATGGATGCCAGATTGGACCCAGATGACTTCTCTGACGTCTTCGGTGGGCCTCCAAGGAGTGTTCTCTCTCGCAAATTCCCCGCCGATTTCACcagatcttcttcttcttcttcttctttctatgAGGAGATTTTCCTCCCAGAAACGGACTCTCTTTCGAAAGGGAAAAAGAATGGCGGACGTAGCCTGCCGGCGTTCAGAATCCCGGCCAGGGGAGAAGGGTTCTACAGTGATGTGTTTAGGTTGTCTGACGAGGGCAGGAGGTCCAGGCAACGGTCAAGGGCCAACTCCAAGTCCAAGTCCAACTCTTCGTCGGTGCTGAGTTCGGAGGAGCTTAGTCCTCAACGGCGGATGGTGACCGGAGATGACGTTGCATTATCTTCTTTCGCTTCAAAGCTCAG ATGGAACTCAGCCACAGGGAGGCCCGAAGGACAACCAGCTGGGAGACAATGGAACATGCCATCTTTTCCACGCAATCATACCGAGAAATGTTACATGGAAAATGAATACATTGATGAGAAAGTCAGATGCTGCTCCTCTTATTTTAAGGTTTCACGGCAGGTCTCATCCCCGGAAACCATTAGTCTTGAGCCCCATTCACACCGAAGCATCAAGATTTCTGTGGATGATTTAGAACTCAACTCCCCTTCATCTCCGGCCTCTTCACTGTGTCATGAACCAGAGGCAAAAGCTGGTGTACAGTGTAATGTAATGCTAGAAGAAGAACTGGAACaggttgaagatgaagatgaagatgaagtaaTGAGTTCTTATGTTATCGAGATCAATTCTGATCATAGAGAAGGGACGGGCGAAGCAGTTTCTATTGACGAAGCAATTGCATGGGCTAAGGAGAAATTCCGCTCAAGATCTTTTGATAGACAGCACGAAAATGTTTCGATGGACCACCACTCAGATGAAGCAGAAG AAAGGCGTAATGTGCATGATTTTGTTGGGCATCAATTGGATGGACATGGGAGTAGGCAATGCACTATG GAAGAAGAGCTGAAGAAATCCAGAAGAGAAGAAgtagaaaaatcagaaaaagaT atGGAGATGGAGTTATTGGATGAAGACATTAGGCTGTGGTCAGCTGGCAAGGAAACTAATATCCGTCTGCTGCTATCCACACTTCATCAC ATTCTATGGCCAAATAGCGGTTGGTATGCAATCGCCCTAACAAGCCTCATTGAGAGCTCACAAGTAAAGAAAGCTTATCAGAAAGCAAGGCTATGTCTCCATCCTGACAAGTTGCAACAAAGAGGAGGTACACTCTCACAGAAATATGTCGCAGAGAAGGCCTTCTCCATCCTGCAG GATGCATGGGCTTCTTTCATCTCCCAAGATTTGTTGTTTAACTAG
- the LOC7497062 gene encoding transcription termination factor MTEF1, chloroplastic: protein MRLDCGNRVPLLLLLSLCRSFTMPLPPPAAAALHSSLCFSSPKQTPQPSISQQPNIQLSVKSKSLLHKHPLYTPAHTNISFEIKEKILCLEIMGVDSGKALSQNPSLHTASLDSIQSIIFFLQSKGIHQKDLPRIFGMCPKVLTSNIRTDLKPVFNFLSQDLKVPDNNFRKAINKCPRLLVSSVRDQLKPCLFYLQRLGFEDLEALAYQDPVLLVSNVQNTLIPKLKYLESIGFSRDEAVAMVLRCPALFTFSVENNFKPKFDYFAEEMKGKLTELKGFPQYFAFSLDKRIKPRHVEVVQSGVKIPLRLMLKSTDEEFGEMIRPGAG from the coding sequence atgaGATTAGATTGTGGCAATAGAGTTCCCCTCCTCCTCCTACTGTCTCTCTGTCGGTCTTTCACCATGCCGCTAccaccaccagcagcagcagcgttACACTcttctttgtgtttttcttctccGAAGCAGACACCCCAACCCTCaatttctcagcaaccaaacatcCAGTTATCGGTAAAGTCCAAAAGCCTCCTTCACAAGCACCCACTGTACACACCAGCCCACACAAATATCTCCtttgaaatcaaagaaaagattcTGTGTCTTGAAATCATGGGAGTTGACTCTGGCAAAGCATTATCCCAAAACCCTTCTCTCCACACCGCCTCTCTAGACTCCATTCAGTCCATAATCTTCTTTCTCCAATCCAAAGGAATCCACCAAAAGGACTTGCCTAGGATATTTGGCATGTGTCCAAAAGTTCTCACTTCTAACATCAGAACTGACCTTAAACCTGTTTTCAACTTCCTATCCCAAGACTTAAAAGTCCCAGACAATAACTTCAGAAAGGCCATCAACAAGTGCCCAAGATTGCTAGTTTCTAGCGTGAGAGACCAGCTCAAACCATGCTTGTTTTATCTTCAACGGCTTGGGTTTGAGGATTTGGAAGCCTTGGCTTATCAAGACCCTGTGCTGTTGGTTTCTAATGTTCAAAACACCTTAATTCCTAAATTGAAGTACTTGGAGAGCATAGGTTTTTCAAGAGATGAAGCTGTGGCTATGGTTTTAAGGTGTCCAGCATTGTTTACTTTTAGTGTCGAGAATAACTTCAAGCCAAAGTTTGATTACTTTGCCGAGGAGATGAAGGGGAAGTTGACAGAGTTGAAGGGGTTTCCTCAATATTTTGCTTTCAGTTTGGATAAGCGAATTAAGCCAAGGCACGTCGAGGTTGTGCAAAGTGGGGTCAAAATTCCTCTGCGACTGATGCTCAAGAGCACCGATGAAGAGTTTGGGGAGATGATAAGGCCAGGGGCTGGATAA